In one Saccharibacillus brassicae genomic region, the following are encoded:
- a CDS encoding SDR family NAD(P)-dependent oxidoreductase: protein MPAILNEAAKERKEAANTNKKIAIIGLACKYGGANSADEYWNNLKNGIDSIQVVPEQRWSVANYYDPDIRADNKTMSKWGGFVADIDRFDADFFSVTPIEGENMDPQQRICLEECYHALEDAGYSELDLSNKNVGVFIGARPGDYINLIKEGGHPPNPYSLMGNDFAILAARVAYFLNLKGPAISLDTACSSSLVAIHLAASSILKGECEMALVGGICIMSTPDLYLTSSKLGMLSPDGRCKAFDNRANGFVPGEGAGIVVLKELDKAIADNDHIYGVISASGINQDGKTNGITAPSAMSQVNLLRAIYKDNQIDPASIDYVETHGTGTKLGDPIEIKALSDVFGENEMEKESCPIGSVKTNIGHTIGAAGVAGLIKIILSLKHQAIPPTLHYEQANEHIDFKNSPFYVNTILKEWRPKPTPRKAAVSSFGFSGTNSHVVIEEYSGGTNRSNSDHSYYLIPVSAKSKESLRGKISQLRAWLKASDGQTIGDIAFTLSVGRTHFDERISFIVETKEQLLAMLENDYSNVKGKTTVTPDSTICDNLIGKLTAMDPDSPAYKANLESLRDLYIKGCEINWRKLYENRRYQKLSLPVYPFEKKRYWIEPVRNEQSRLTTSVGHTFFDNILRERHNIHYTVNLNNQSELVKDHVIHGDVVVPGAFYLEMVMKALEMYHVTYEEIAIDNLRLLQSVVLREQDTCLTLSIDTSVMTFVVSSGDNIVVTGAYSTSQDRVPESFDLDHFVALAHVSFNKNEIYRQHLGASVQYGPTYRVVQTVYNRNDELLARVDDGLEPVRYENGIIHPILLDGALHAVVVSEQWRSLNATYLPYSIGKVRVYRKLVAPCYSRIKITDHNVTNRYMKCQIAIYDREGQPLVAIEDFVLKALPEKAPKLLYYAPHWIERSIPRGQNFKQETVILLDRDESNYKVLTESNLVGKVILVKTGPQFKAEYPIYQINVYNELDYHTLLEHFAMHEIDFKNLLIVPEITNNNESPLNQAKEVAHPLFLLCKALIRVTGKRNYNVLALLNANHHENYPFYAGLGPMMQTISLEHPTFRFRTLSHHWLNVDAQKVCEELFHYASSNEIKYDHNVRMEKELQEAKVASSSNIQFKGVYLITGGLGGIGHVVASYLSRYPLSTIVLLGRSPHDASTNRLLASIPGDRVIYKSCDLAVESDVKQVIVDINRELGPVKGIFHCAGVIKDRLFFQKEWSDFGQVMEAKVAGTVYLNKYTDNVDFMVYFSSVTSTFGNKGQSDYAYANGFMDCFAAYRDGECQKGYASGKTISVNWPLWISGGMQLSESDKHRMKQEKGWEGLPDEVGMDALFSILSSGYQNIGVLYGYENNLRLPVNQTVTDHREADSSRIGIETSRPEIDKEKVKEEIAGMIAAVTKMSVKQVIGKKSFEQFDFNSLMIMELTDRLEKVFGSISSTLFYEYNSLDELADYVIDHYHEVLLAKYVASTNQVVMGERDLIKNRAISKGEPETVMIEVPIADNKERTIASSHSGYPGVQDIAIIGLAGRYPGANSTDALWELLKNGKSSISEIPKDRWDWKTYYTEDKKAFGGIYTKWGGFIDDIDKFDPVFFGISPREAEQMDPQERLFLETVNASIEDAGYTPENLCASRRVGVFVGAMNADYITGASFWSIANRVSYVMNFQGPSMAVDTACSSSLVGIHMAMESLYNGTSECVIAGGVNLIVDPYHYQRLSGKTMLSSGRECKAFGAGADGFVDGEGVGAVVLKPLSAAERDGDHIYGVIKGTMINAGGRTNGYTVPNPNMQRQLTKEALRRANMDARTISYIEAHGTGTELGDPIEVAALAGAFEENTTDKQFCAIGSIKSNIGHLESAAGIAGLTKVLLQMKYGQIAPSLHAKELNPRIDFNRMPFFVQQELSEWVRPIINNVRYPRRAGLSSFGAGGANAHVIIEEYMQAETTSDNLAYSLHNPVIILLSAKSDEKLREHAGNLLAWIRKDQYTNRDLIRIAYTLQVGRVAMEERLAITVTSLEQLERKLTAFVEHLGEAEGIYRGYVTGDKALGAVLGFDEDIQFAIESWINKGKYDKLLGLWVTGLDVDWAKLYSQKKPERISLPTYPFARERYWLMEREAPAENNSPVFVQAVGYLNPLLHRNTSNLEEQRFSSTLTGKEFFLKDHVVMGENILPGAAYMEMTRAALRQSALWGEGHDIRLKNIVWSTPFAVKGSSQELHIGIYPEEDREIGFEIYSEGANGEEETVVHCQGRAVFLSKTSHEHTEEVDIRAVQADCSERFIGSTKCYDWFSALGVDYGSGHRGIECLYIGERQVLAKLIIPESVSAGAGDYILHPSLMDSAIQATIGLTIGNQAKEGISERTTKVPFALEELDIIGQCSKCMWAIVRMSDGVNTDQHMQKLDIDLCDENGVIQVRMRKFAFRALEAESEGMAYVG from the coding sequence ATTCCTGCTATACTGAATGAAGCTGCAAAGGAACGGAAAGAAGCTGCGAATACAAATAAGAAAATTGCCATCATCGGGTTGGCGTGCAAATACGGCGGCGCTAATTCTGCTGATGAATATTGGAATAATCTAAAAAATGGCATTGATTCCATCCAGGTCGTTCCTGAGCAGCGATGGTCGGTTGCGAACTATTACGATCCTGATATAAGAGCAGATAACAAAACAATGAGCAAGTGGGGAGGGTTTGTAGCCGATATTGATCGTTTCGATGCAGATTTCTTCTCAGTCACACCGATTGAAGGCGAGAACATGGACCCACAGCAGCGAATTTGCCTCGAAGAGTGTTATCATGCGCTGGAAGATGCGGGATATTCAGAACTTGATCTGAGCAACAAAAATGTCGGGGTTTTTATAGGTGCAAGGCCAGGAGATTATATCAATCTTATTAAAGAAGGTGGACATCCACCAAATCCGTATAGCTTGATGGGTAATGATTTTGCAATTTTGGCGGCGAGGGTAGCCTATTTCCTCAATTTAAAAGGACCTGCTATTAGCTTGGATACCGCTTGTTCTTCTTCACTCGTTGCCATCCACCTTGCGGCGTCAAGCATTCTGAAAGGTGAATGCGAGATGGCACTGGTTGGGGGGATCTGTATCATGTCCACGCCAGATCTTTATTTGACCTCTTCCAAGCTGGGAATGTTATCTCCCGATGGGAGATGTAAAGCTTTCGATAACCGAGCGAACGGCTTTGTTCCTGGTGAAGGTGCAGGAATCGTTGTGCTCAAGGAACTGGATAAGGCTATTGCAGATAACGACCATATTTACGGCGTGATCTCTGCTTCGGGCATCAATCAGGACGGTAAAACGAATGGTATTACTGCGCCAAGTGCCATGAGTCAAGTTAATTTGCTACGAGCGATCTATAAGGATAACCAGATAGACCCTGCGTCTATTGATTATGTGGAGACGCACGGAACAGGGACCAAACTTGGCGATCCCATTGAGATTAAGGCGCTTTCCGATGTATTTGGAGAAAACGAGATGGAAAAGGAATCTTGTCCGATCGGGTCCGTCAAAACGAATATCGGGCACACGATAGGCGCTGCAGGTGTGGCGGGGTTAATCAAAATCATCCTGTCACTGAAACATCAAGCGATTCCTCCAACGCTGCATTATGAACAGGCAAATGAGCATATCGACTTCAAGAACAGCCCTTTTTATGTAAATACGATATTGAAAGAATGGAGGCCGAAGCCCACACCAAGAAAAGCAGCGGTCAGCTCGTTCGGGTTCAGCGGTACGAATAGTCATGTTGTCATTGAAGAGTATAGTGGTGGCACGAACCGGTCCAATTCTGATCATTCATATTACCTAATCCCTGTATCTGCCAAGTCGAAAGAGAGTTTAAGGGGCAAAATCAGCCAGCTCCGTGCATGGTTAAAAGCCTCAGATGGACAAACGATTGGAGATATCGCTTTTACACTTAGCGTAGGGCGGACTCATTTTGACGAACGGATCTCCTTTATCGTAGAGACCAAAGAACAATTACTGGCCATGTTGGAAAATGATTATTCGAACGTGAAAGGTAAAACAACCGTTACTCCTGATTCTACGATATGCGATAACTTGATTGGCAAATTAACGGCAATGGATCCTGATTCTCCTGCATACAAGGCTAATTTGGAAAGTTTGAGAGACCTTTATATTAAAGGATGCGAGATTAATTGGCGGAAATTGTACGAGAATCGTCGTTATCAGAAACTTTCATTACCTGTCTATCCGTTTGAGAAGAAACGGTATTGGATTGAGCCAGTGCGCAATGAACAGAGCCGTTTAACGACATCTGTTGGGCATACGTTTTTTGACAATATCTTAAGAGAAAGACACAATATACATTATACGGTGAACTTGAACAATCAAAGCGAGCTCGTGAAAGATCATGTCATTCATGGGGATGTGGTCGTTCCCGGGGCTTTTTATCTGGAAATGGTCATGAAAGCATTGGAAATGTACCATGTCACGTATGAGGAGATCGCAATCGACAATTTGAGGTTGCTGCAATCCGTTGTGCTGAGGGAGCAGGATACATGCCTCACACTTTCTATAGATACGTCGGTCATGACGTTTGTTGTCAGTAGCGGGGATAACATCGTCGTCACGGGCGCGTATAGTACATCACAGGATCGTGTACCAGAATCATTCGATCTCGATCATTTTGTTGCACTTGCTCACGTAAGTTTTAATAAGAACGAGATCTATCGACAGCACTTGGGGGCAAGTGTCCAGTATGGCCCAACTTATCGAGTTGTCCAAACGGTGTATAACCGCAATGATGAATTGTTGGCCCGCGTGGATGATGGGTTGGAACCTGTTCGCTATGAAAATGGAATTATTCATCCAATCCTTCTTGACGGCGCTTTGCATGCCGTTGTTGTTAGTGAACAATGGAGATCACTCAATGCTACATATTTGCCCTACTCGATTGGCAAAGTCAGAGTTTATCGAAAGCTTGTCGCTCCCTGCTATTCTCGGATCAAAATTACCGATCATAATGTAACGAATCGTTATATGAAATGCCAGATTGCTATTTATGATCGAGAAGGTCAACCGCTTGTAGCAATTGAGGATTTCGTACTGAAGGCATTACCGGAGAAAGCGCCAAAATTACTCTATTATGCACCTCATTGGATAGAAAGGTCTATTCCCAGGGGTCAAAATTTCAAACAAGAAACCGTCATTTTATTGGATCGCGATGAATCGAATTACAAAGTACTAACGGAGTCAAATCTGGTTGGGAAGGTCATTCTGGTTAAAACTGGACCTCAATTTAAAGCTGAGTATCCGATCTATCAAATCAATGTCTATAACGAACTCGATTATCATACGCTACTTGAACATTTTGCAATGCATGAAATTGATTTTAAGAATCTGCTGATAGTTCCTGAAATCACCAATAACAACGAATCGCCATTGAATCAGGCAAAAGAGGTGGCGCATCCGTTGTTTTTGCTATGCAAAGCATTGATAAGAGTAACCGGGAAACGAAATTACAATGTTTTAGCTTTACTAAATGCCAACCATCATGAAAATTATCCTTTTTATGCGGGACTCGGTCCTATGATGCAAACGATCAGTTTGGAACATCCAACTTTCCGGTTTCGAACATTGTCCCATCACTGGCTGAATGTGGATGCTCAGAAGGTATGTGAGGAGCTCTTCCATTATGCTTCTTCGAATGAAATTAAATATGACCATAACGTAAGAATGGAAAAAGAACTGCAGGAAGCTAAGGTTGCATCGTCAAGTAACATACAATTTAAGGGTGTATACCTTATCACTGGTGGATTAGGCGGAATTGGCCATGTTGTAGCGAGTTATCTTAGTCGATATCCGCTATCTACCATCGTTCTACTTGGTAGGTCCCCGCATGATGCGAGTACGAATCGACTGCTTGCCTCAATCCCTGGTGACCGTGTCATTTATAAAAGTTGCGACCTTGCTGTTGAGAGCGATGTAAAGCAGGTAATCGTCGATATCAATCGAGAGCTTGGACCTGTCAAAGGTATTTTCCATTGCGCTGGGGTCATCAAAGACCGGCTATTTTTCCAAAAAGAATGGAGCGACTTTGGACAGGTTATGGAAGCTAAAGTAGCTGGAACGGTCTACTTGAATAAATACACTGACAATGTAGATTTTATGGTCTATTTCTCGTCGGTTACCTCAACTTTTGGGAATAAAGGTCAATCCGATTATGCCTATGCGAATGGGTTTATGGATTGTTTTGCAGCATATCGAGATGGCGAATGTCAAAAAGGATATGCATCCGGCAAGACTATCTCGGTCAATTGGCCACTCTGGATATCGGGCGGAATGCAATTATCGGAGTCGGACAAACATCGCATGAAACAGGAAAAGGGATGGGAAGGTTTACCCGACGAGGTTGGCATGGATGCGCTGTTTTCGATTTTATCGAGTGGTTATCAGAACATTGGGGTTCTGTATGGGTACGAAAACAATCTTCGACTTCCAGTAAACCAGACCGTAACCGATCATCGGGAGGCGGATTCCAGTCGTATTGGGATCGAAACGAGTCGGCCAGAGATCGATAAAGAGAAAGTAAAAGAAGAAATTGCTGGAATGATTGCTGCAGTTACTAAAATGTCCGTGAAGCAAGTGATCGGTAAAAAGAGCTTTGAGCAATTCGATTTCAATTCTCTCATGATTATGGAGCTGACCGATCGACTAGAAAAGGTTTTCGGTTCAATATCCAGCACTCTTTTCTATGAGTACAATTCGTTGGATGAGCTTGCCGATTATGTTATAGACCATTATCACGAAGTATTGCTGGCTAAATATGTTGCTTCAACCAATCAAGTTGTTATGGGTGAACGTGATCTGATTAAAAACCGGGCAATATCGAAAGGCGAGCCGGAAACAGTGATGATAGAGGTTCCCATTGCGGACAACAAGGAAAGAACAATTGCGTCAAGTCATAGTGGTTATCCTGGTGTACAGGACATCGCTATTATCGGCTTAGCGGGACGTTATCCAGGTGCTAACAGTACAGATGCGCTATGGGAGTTATTAAAAAACGGAAAGAGCAGCATTTCCGAGATCCCGAAGGACAGATGGGATTGGAAAACCTATTATACCGAGGATAAAAAGGCATTTGGCGGGATTTACACCAAGTGGGGCGGTTTTATTGACGATATCGATAAGTTTGATCCGGTCTTTTTTGGCATATCGCCAAGAGAAGCAGAGCAAATGGACCCGCAAGAGCGATTGTTTTTAGAAACGGTAAATGCGAGTATCGAAGATGCGGGATACACACCTGAGAATTTGTGTGCATCGAGAAGAGTCGGCGTCTTCGTTGGCGCGATGAATGCGGACTACATCACTGGGGCCTCATTCTGGTCCATCGCGAATCGTGTTTCTTACGTGATGAACTTTCAAGGGCCAAGCATGGCCGTCGATACTGCGTGCTCTTCTTCGCTGGTGGGGATTCATATGGCGATGGAAAGCCTTTATAACGGAACGAGTGAATGTGTCATTGCCGGTGGCGTCAATTTAATTGTAGACCCTTACCATTATCAACGGTTGTCCGGAAAAACGATGCTGTCTTCAGGTCGTGAATGCAAGGCATTTGGCGCTGGAGCAGACGGTTTTGTAGACGGGGAGGGAGTCGGAGCGGTTGTCTTAAAGCCACTATCAGCCGCTGAACGTGACGGCGATCATATTTACGGCGTGATCAAGGGAACGATGATCAATGCGGGAGGAAGAACGAACGGATATACCGTTCCCAATCCAAATATGCAGCGCCAATTGACCAAAGAAGCGCTGCGGCGAGCCAATATGGATGCAAGAACGATTAGCTATATTGAAGCGCACGGCACAGGTACGGAGCTGGGCGATCCAATTGAGGTTGCGGCGCTGGCAGGTGCGTTCGAAGAGAATACGACCGATAAGCAGTTTTGCGCAATCGGATCGATCAAGTCGAACATCGGACATTTGGAAAGCGCAGCGGGGATTGCAGGTTTGACCAAAGTGCTGCTGCAAATGAAGTATGGGCAGATTGCACCCTCCCTGCATGCTAAGGAACTGAATCCACGCATTGATTTCAACAGAATGCCGTTCTTCGTCCAGCAGGAGTTGTCTGAGTGGGTACGGCCGATCATTAACAACGTGAGATATCCGCGGCGTGCGGGATTATCCTCCTTTGGCGCAGGGGGCGCAAATGCGCACGTCATCATTGAGGAATACATGCAGGCAGAGACAACAAGCGATAACCTGGCGTACAGCCTTCATAATCCGGTTATCATCTTGTTATCGGCCAAGAGCGACGAGAAGCTTCGGGAGCATGCCGGAAATTTGTTGGCTTGGATAAGAAAAGATCAGTATACGAACAGGGATTTGATCCGTATCGCGTATACGCTCCAAGTCGGACGGGTTGCGATGGAAGAGCGGTTGGCGATAACGGTAACTTCCTTGGAGCAATTGGAACGTAAGCTCACTGCATTTGTAGAACATCTAGGTGAAGCAGAAGGTATATATCGAGGGTATGTGACAGGCGATAAAGCGTTGGGAGCAGTGCTAGGATTTGATGAAGACATTCAGTTTGCCATTGAATCGTGGATTAACAAAGGAAAATACGATAAGTTGCTTGGCTTGTGGGTAACCGGCCTAGACGTCGACTGGGCTAAACTATACAGCCAAAAGAAGCCTGAAAGAATTAGCTTGCCAACGTATCCTTTCGCCCGGGAACGTTATTGGCTGATGGAAAGAGAAGCTCCAGCAGAGAATAACAGCCCAGTGTTCGTGCAGGCGGTGGGTTATTTGAACCCGTTGCTCCATCGCAACACTTCGAATTTGGAAGAGCAGCGATTCAGCAGTACGCTGACCGGTAAAGAGTTTTTCTTGAAGGATCATGTCGTGATGGGTGAGAACATATTGCCCGGAGCAGCCTACATGGAGATGACCAGAGCAGCGCTGCGGCAATCCGCTTTATGGGGAGAAGGTCATGATATTCGATTGAAAAATATCGTATGGTCAACACCTTTTGCTGTGAAAGGATCAAGTCAAGAGCTGCATATCGGAATCTATCCCGAAGAAGATCGGGAAATTGGTTTTGAGATATACAGCGAAGGCGCGAATGGGGAAGAAGAGACGGTCGTTCATTGTCAAGGGCGAGCGGTCTTTTTGTCAAAGACCAGTCACGAGCATACAGAAGAGGTCGATATTCGTGCGGTGCAAGCCGACTGCAGTGAGCGTTTCATCGGCAGTACTAAATGCTACGATTGGTTTAGCGCGCTCGGGGTCGATTATGGAAGCGGCCATAGAGGGATTGAGTGCTTATATATCGGAGAACGTCAAGTATTAGCTAAGTTGATCATACCGGAATCAGTAAGCGCAGGCGCGGGTGACTATATCCTGCATCCAAGCCTGATGGACTCCGCAATCCAGGCTACAATCGGCTTGACCATCGGCAACCAAGCGAAAGAGGGAATCAGCGAACGAACAACGAAGGTGCCATTCGCGCTCGAAGAGTTGGACATTATTGGCCAATGCAGTAAGTGTATGTGGGCAATCGTCAGAATGAGCGATGGCGTTAATACAGATCAACACATGCAAAAGCTGGATATCGACCTGTGTGATGAGAACGGGGTGATCCAGGTACGGATGAGAAAATTTGCATTCAGAGCGCTGGAAGCAGAAAGCGAGGGCATGGCTTATGTTGGTTAG
- a CDS encoding AMP-binding protein: MEPLKLLNTLSDSKIHYGFYEDELYVDNSTLDYNIQTYIANYKELIIGFLKGRQFIDLAVMNAEKHHKGEAGLDFLFIEPGNVKKVRDMHRSLLIGDSKSNPDLLYYAGIMIALFVCFTDANVTTWSMHCKGVQLKFDTLNYSKQSKLADIVENLASFIMKEKLHAHDLDNLNIALCNADSSHVLAMNMSTNEDHVIITMKYNAHMIAGNTIDRIVNHYSTYLSEFIRNPDAALSTLSYLSVDELSRIKEWAGLPEQYQFQETLYDVFEQQAYQTPQDIAFIYDDNKSNVFYISYIDLLCSVDHLALEISQLNVSNQVIGYYGERSIYTVIAMLAVWKSGNIYLPLDTSYSEEHLHYMIEDAKVELIFTTDQRVSEISNYRTIVMSEHHLIDAASYEPSISASNFSLERDCLIMYTSGSTGKPKGVIHKQLQLINRFNWIWSNYPFRENSCMGQRTSMNFMPSMWEFLGGLLKGVPTVILTDSIVKDPNSLVRAIARHQISHLTVVPSLLKRILESPEDKGLLSAMQLCITAGEPLTVDLLKLFKRVVPQVTLLNDYGATEVNGILYVDSKTTAARTGKLPGFKPIRNVKVYVLDSDLKLAGVGIEGELHIGGVALATGYLNDNEGNAKKFIENPFKDSSSPRLYKMGDYGRYLPDGTIELLGRRDHQVKIRGIKLELTGIERVIEQNDAIAECAVFVKELSPGVSRLYSAIALREEESITDDQLYEFLKPKISDYMIPSSFIRVEKLPRTPNGKIDRKQLWTLTELSGSDTKPSLISVSDIKEQLVSQAAQTLSVGRSLIESGKKFYALGFDSLTIVDFLNAINERFGISLAITDLYDRASIDELTSYIHSKNNNIIIELQPDLSPESKPQPESEPKIEPHSESTVVTETTLSIEVTAINDILADLAANVLQVERSLIENGKKYYALGFDSLTIVDFLNLANKKFGTKLAISDLYDFSSIDELGAYMSTQKNINIIPETVFFPAQFLLY, from the coding sequence ATGGAACCTCTCAAACTATTAAATACGTTAAGTGACTCAAAAATACACTATGGATTTTATGAAGATGAACTTTATGTAGACAATAGTACGTTAGATTATAACATTCAAACATATATCGCCAATTATAAAGAACTGATTATAGGTTTTCTTAAAGGTCGTCAATTTATAGATTTAGCTGTAATGAATGCAGAAAAACACCACAAAGGCGAAGCTGGACTTGATTTTCTATTCATTGAACCTGGCAACGTGAAAAAGGTTAGGGACATGCATCGAAGCTTGCTCATCGGGGATAGCAAGTCTAATCCGGATCTTCTTTACTATGCTGGCATTATGATTGCTTTATTCGTTTGTTTTACGGATGCGAATGTCACCACCTGGAGCATGCATTGCAAAGGAGTACAGTTGAAATTCGACACGTTGAACTACTCGAAACAATCTAAGCTTGCGGATATCGTGGAGAATTTGGCTTCCTTTATTATGAAGGAAAAACTCCATGCTCACGATTTAGACAACCTCAATATAGCGCTATGCAATGCTGATTCCAGTCATGTGCTTGCTATGAATATGTCGACCAATGAAGATCATGTCATCATAACGATGAAGTATAACGCTCACATGATCGCTGGAAATACAATCGATCGAATTGTGAACCATTATTCGACCTATTTATCAGAGTTCATTAGAAACCCAGATGCAGCACTTTCCACGCTTTCCTATCTTTCGGTAGATGAACTCAGTAGGATCAAAGAATGGGCAGGATTACCAGAACAATATCAGTTCCAAGAGACGCTGTATGATGTATTCGAACAACAAGCCTACCAGACCCCTCAGGACATTGCTTTTATCTATGATGATAATAAAAGCAATGTTTTTTATATTTCCTATATCGATCTGCTCTGTTCCGTCGATCATTTGGCATTAGAAATCTCGCAATTAAACGTTAGTAATCAGGTTATTGGCTATTATGGCGAGCGGTCCATTTATACCGTAATTGCCATGTTAGCAGTTTGGAAGTCAGGCAATATTTATCTTCCTCTGGACACCTCTTATTCGGAAGAACACCTTCATTACATGATTGAGGATGCTAAAGTCGAACTCATTTTTACAACCGATCAGAGAGTAAGCGAAATTTCGAACTACAGGACAATCGTGATGAGCGAGCATCATTTAATCGATGCTGCTTCCTACGAGCCAAGTATTTCGGCAAGCAACTTCTCTTTGGAACGCGATTGCTTAATCATGTATACATCGGGCTCAACTGGAAAACCGAAAGGTGTCATTCACAAACAGTTGCAATTGATTAATCGTTTTAATTGGATTTGGTCGAATTACCCTTTCAGAGAAAACTCTTGTATGGGTCAACGGACGAGTATGAATTTCATGCCGTCCATGTGGGAGTTCCTGGGGGGACTACTCAAAGGGGTTCCCACCGTCATATTGACTGATTCAATTGTAAAAGATCCGAATAGTCTAGTTCGTGCGATTGCCCGTCATCAGATCTCGCATCTTACCGTCGTCCCTTCGCTACTAAAGCGTATTTTAGAGTCGCCTGAAGATAAGGGATTGTTATCAGCGATGCAATTATGTATTACTGCAGGAGAACCGTTGACCGTAGATTTATTGAAACTTTTTAAAAGAGTTGTGCCTCAGGTTACGTTATTAAATGATTACGGCGCGACAGAGGTAAACGGGATTTTATATGTAGATTCCAAAACCACTGCAGCCAGAACGGGTAAATTGCCCGGGTTTAAACCGATCCGGAATGTTAAAGTGTACGTACTTGATTCGGATTTAAAATTGGCGGGAGTTGGAATTGAGGGTGAACTGCATATCGGAGGGGTGGCATTAGCAACAGGCTACCTTAATGACAACGAAGGCAATGCAAAAAAGTTTATCGAAAATCCATTCAAAGATAGTTCGAGTCCTCGATTATATAAAATGGGCGACTATGGTCGGTATTTACCTGACGGAACGATTGAGTTATTAGGTCGGCGCGATCACCAAGTGAAAATCAGGGGGATTAAACTTGAGCTGACGGGCATTGAACGCGTAATAGAGCAGAACGACGCAATTGCTGAATGTGCTGTTTTTGTTAAAGAACTCAGTCCGGGAGTCAGCCGGTTATACTCGGCTATCGCATTGAGAGAAGAGGAATCGATTACAGATGACCAATTATACGAATTCCTGAAACCCAAAATATCCGATTATATGATTCCTTCTTCATTCATTCGAGTAGAAAAATTACCAAGGACACCGAACGGTAAAATCGATCGGAAACAATTATGGACTTTAACCGAATTATCGGGAAGTGATACAAAACCGAGCCTCATTTCCGTGAGTGACATAAAAGAACAGCTCGTTTCCCAAGCAGCACAAACGTTATCCGTTGGACGCTCCTTGATCGAGAGTGGGAAGAAGTTCTATGCGTTAGGCTTTGACTCATTGACCATTGTAGATTTTTTAAACGCTATCAATGAGAGGTTTGGCATATCGTTAGCCATTACGGATCTTTACGATCGCGCAAGCATAGACGAGTTAACATCGTATATCCATTCTAAGAACAACAACATCATAATTGAATTACAACCTGATTTAAGTCCGGAGTCGAAACCTCAACCTGAATCTGAACCAAAGATTGAACCCCATTCTGAATCAACCGTGGTAACGGAAACCACGCTTTCTATTGAGGTCACAGCAATTAATGATATTTTGGCTGATTTAGCAGCGAACGTTCTTCAAGTAGAGCGTTCATTGATTGAAAATGGGAAGAAGTATTATGCTCTGGGTTTCGATTCATTGACCATTGTGGACTTTTTAAATCTAGCGAATAAAAAATTTGGGACCAAACTTGCCATTAGCGACTTGTACGATTTTTCAAGCATTGATGAACTAGGTGCGTATATGAGCACCCAGAAAAATATCAACATTATTCCTGAAACTGTTTTTTTTCCGGCCCAATTCCTGCTATACTGA
- a CDS encoding O-methyltransferase — protein MGKRTLDLSNELYEYLLINSLREPAVVQELREETNRMLMSAMQTPPEQGQFLAMIVELMNAKQILEVGTFTGYGALWMALSLPEGGQITSLDVDEKWCKMARNYWRQAGVEDKIDLIIAPASESMRQLLNEQKANFYDIIFIDADKEGYLDYYELAMKLVRVGGLILLDNVLWGGSVINEFNQGRDVCAIREVNKRVHLDDRVTMSLMPIGDGLTFAIRRK, from the coding sequence ATGGGGAAAAGAACGTTAGATTTATCGAATGAGCTATACGAGTATCTTCTAATCAATTCACTTAGAGAACCTGCGGTTGTGCAGGAACTCCGGGAAGAAACGAATAGAATGCTTATGTCCGCAATGCAGACTCCGCCAGAGCAAGGACAATTTCTTGCGATGATAGTTGAATTAATGAATGCGAAGCAGATTCTTGAAGTAGGAACCTTTACTGGGTATGGAGCATTATGGATGGCGCTCTCTTTGCCTGAGGGTGGTCAAATAACGAGTCTTGATGTGGATGAAAAATGGTGTAAAATGGCTCGAAATTATTGGCGTCAAGCTGGAGTGGAAGATAAAATCGATTTAATAATCGCTCCAGCTTCTGAGTCGATGCGTCAGCTTTTAAATGAGCAGAAAGCGAATTTCTACGATATCATTTTTATTGATGCGGATAAGGAAGGTTACCTTGATTACTACGAATTGGCAATGAAACTTGTAAGAGTAGGAGGATTGATCTTACTCGATAATGTACTTTGGGGTGGCAGTGTCATTAATGAGTTCAATCAAGGACGCGACGTCTGTGCCATCCGTGAAGTCAATAAAAGAGTTCATCTTGATGACCGAGTTACTATGAGCTTAATGCCTATTGGGGACGGTTTAACCTTTGCAATTCGTAGAAAATGA